A portion of the Clostridium gelidum genome contains these proteins:
- a CDS encoding methyl-accepting chemotaxis protein: MNRKIKSIKTKILIFLIPMLLIAFTVLSGLGYKFASNSLKESNLNIMAEMTKIAAGRAEDKIKSEIKNLEVIASNPTISDESVPLKDKIEILKPSLKTIGQMQLSISDKDGNSIDTAGNTKKIKTTQSFMKSIKGENSITNPYVDPITNTKVIAYSVPIKDSADNIIGTITSVKDCMDFSIINKEINFLQTGGALIVDSNGNFIVAENEALVSENKNITNMTSEKGSLDDLNNIGKSMIIGTQSGIGKYTYEDKVRYITYTPIGSTGLSMGITVEESDLLSPLKNLALVDTLVTIIMILLIVSLIIWFAIKFINRLLGAKDYVDSIAMGDFYTQIDDKYINGNDEISEICTSVGNAKTSIGGMIKAVRNNATVVKDGSLSLNKISTELAVLTEEISSSIQEVSENTNRQSLDFKEISDKLTRFSDKVNVAKNNVNLISQDVSVINDKSLIGNKDIEELNDGIISVNSSFEKFAMSIEYIQGDMKNVDRITHIINGISEQINLLAFNAAIEAASAGEAGRGFNVIASEVRKLSDKSKESSQNIYRIINRLMKIINKLVDESQNMNYEIQKQKNVIYKTSSSFSEISVLVSEIAPKVSNIDDAFNNISQDKDLILENICELSEEVQNTSESIEQIGFSSLELAKLGEELNNSSDILLYKADELIEKVKQFRIEKEDFENELAIDVETIELKLLNTEELEESNLKEIVDIRIIENQHMRNLDFILEEELKELAMPSEEEELNLQYDIYGINNVDLVLVENFVDLSISPLERLEADLPAKDFGLGCCTVTELKEYIKHKEMKDEEKEYEELKNYNISNIL, translated from the coding sequence ATGAATAGAAAAATAAAAAGTATTAAAACGAAAATTTTAATATTTTTAATACCAATGTTATTGATTGCATTTACAGTATTATCAGGACTAGGATATAAATTTGCAAGTAATTCTTTAAAGGAAAGTAATTTAAACATAATGGCAGAAATGACTAAAATAGCAGCTGGTAGAGCAGAAGATAAGATAAAAAGTGAGATTAAAAATCTTGAAGTGATAGCAAGTAATCCTACAATTAGTGATGAAAGTGTACCATTAAAAGATAAAATAGAAATTTTGAAGCCATCATTAAAAACAATTGGACAAATGCAATTAAGCATAAGTGATAAAGATGGAAATTCAATAGATACAGCAGGAAACACAAAGAAAATAAAGACAACCCAAAGTTTCATGAAATCAATTAAAGGGGAAAATTCAATAACCAATCCTTATGTAGATCCAATTACAAATACAAAAGTAATTGCATATTCTGTACCAATCAAGGATTCAGCAGATAATATAATTGGTACTATTACATCAGTAAAAGATTGCATGGATTTCTCTATTATAAATAAAGAAATAAACTTTTTGCAAACAGGAGGTGCTTTAATTGTAGATAGCAATGGAAATTTCATAGTAGCAGAAAATGAAGCACTTGTAAGTGAAAATAAGAATATTACAAATATGACATCAGAAAAAGGTTCATTAGATGACTTAAACAACATAGGCAAAAGTATGATTATTGGAACTCAATCTGGTATTGGAAAATATACTTACGAAGATAAAGTTAGGTATATTACATATACTCCAATAGGAAGTACTGGTCTTTCGATGGGTATTACAGTTGAAGAAAGTGACTTATTAAGCCCATTGAAAAATTTAGCATTAGTTGATACATTAGTAACAATTATAATGATACTATTAATAGTTAGTCTAATAATTTGGTTTGCTATTAAGTTTATTAACAGGTTATTAGGTGCTAAAGATTATGTGGACAGTATTGCAATGGGAGATTTTTATACCCAAATTGATGATAAATATATTAACGGAAATGATGAAATAAGTGAAATTTGTACAAGCGTAGGTAATGCCAAAACATCCATTGGTGGTATGATAAAAGCTGTAAGAAATAATGCTACTGTAGTTAAAGATGGTTCATTATCACTAAATAAAATTTCAACAGAATTGGCAGTGCTTACAGAAGAAATATCATCATCGATACAAGAGGTTTCAGAGAATACCAACAGACAAAGTCTAGATTTTAAAGAAATAAGTGATAAACTGACAAGATTTAGTGATAAAGTAAATGTAGCTAAAAATAATGTTAATTTAATTAGCCAAGACGTTTCAGTTATTAATGATAAATCATTAATAGGAAATAAAGACATAGAGGAATTAAACGATGGAATTATAAGTGTTAATAGTAGCTTTGAAAAATTTGCAATGAGTATAGAGTATATACAAGGAGATATGAAAAATGTAGATAGGATTACGCATATTATTAATGGAATTTCAGAACAAATAAATCTTTTAGCATTTAATGCAGCAATTGAAGCAGCTAGTGCAGGAGAGGCAGGTAGAGGATTTAATGTTATAGCGTCTGAAGTTAGAAAACTTTCAGATAAGAGTAAAGAATCATCTCAAAATATTTATAGAATAATAAATAGGCTTATGAAGATAATAAATAAACTTGTAGATGAATCTCAAAATATGAATTATGAGATTCAAAAACAAAAAAATGTAATTTATAAAACATCAAGTTCATTTTCAGAAATATCAGTATTAGTTAGCGAAATTGCACCTAAGGTTTCAAATATAGATGATGCATTTAATAATATTAGCCAAGATAAAGATTTAATTCTTGAGAATATATGTGAATTATCAGAAGAAGTGCAGAATACATCAGAGTCTATAGAACAAATAGGATTTTCATCACTGGAGCTCGCAAAACTTGGGGAAGAATTAAATAATAGTTCAGATATATTATTATATAAAGCTGATGAACTTATAGAAAAGGTAAAACAATTTAGAATAGAAAAAGAAGACTTTGAAAATGAATTAGCAATAGATGTAGAAACTATAGAATTAAAACTATTAAACACAGAAGAGCTAGAAGAATCAAATTTAAAAGAAATAGTAGATATAAGAATAATAGAAAACCAACACATGAGAAATTTAGATTTTATATTAGAGGAAGAGCTGAAAGAATTAGCTATGCCATCTGAAGAAGAAGAATTGAATTTACAATATGATATTTATGGGATAAATAATGTAGATTTAGTACTAGTAGAGAATTTTGTTGATTTAAGTATATCACCTTTAGAAAGATTAGAAGCGGATTTACCAGCAAAAGATTTTGGATTAGGGTGTTGTACAGTAACAGAATTGAAAGAGTATATTAAACATAAGGAAATGAAAGACGAGGAAAAGGAATATGAAGAACTAAAAAATTATAACATATCTAATATATTGTAA
- a CDS encoding HNH endonuclease signature motif containing protein yields MSLCEICNAEADIHHIVHRSEGGFDIEINYKYLCSFHHRGKYGPHQSKEVDLRYKLDFQNKLFDILKKDYYAFKELALELNIPKNTLKRITKNLKLYKEGYKRSDVIFKIMGEKFYSEEMIVNLTLDKLIKSIE; encoded by the coding sequence TTGTCTTTATGTGAAATATGCAATGCCGAAGCTGATATACATCATATTGTTCACAGAAGTGAAGGTGGCTTTGATATAGAAATAAATTATAAATATTTATGTTCCTTCCATCATAGAGGTAAATATGGTCCCCATCAATCTAAGGAAGTCGATCTTCGATATAAGTTAGATTTTCAAAACAAATTATTTGATATCTTAAAAAAAGATTATTATGCCTTTAAAGAATTAGCATTAGAATTGAATATTCCTAAAAACACACTTAAAAGAATAACTAAAAATTTAAAGCTTTATAAAGAAGGCTATAAACGGTCAGATGTCATTTTTAAAATAATGGGCGAAAAATTCTACTCAGAAGAAATGATTGTTAATTTGACTTTAGATAAATTAATTAAGAGTATTGAGTAG
- the ispF gene encoding 2-C-methyl-D-erythritol 2,4-cyclodiphosphate synthase has product MRIGLGYDVHRLVENRKLILGGFEIPYDRGLLGHSDADVLLHAIMDSLLGACALGDIGKHFPDTDNTFKGISSITLLEETGKLIFKAGYMINNIDATIIAQKPKMSPHIENMRENISKALNIDIDKINIKATTEEGLGFTGEMLGISSQSIASVENIKL; this is encoded by the coding sequence ATGAGAATTGGATTAGGATATGACGTGCATAGATTAGTTGAAAACAGAAAATTAATATTGGGTGGATTTGAAATTCCATATGATAGAGGATTACTCGGTCATTCTGATGCAGATGTACTTCTTCATGCTATAATGGATTCCTTACTCGGAGCATGTGCTCTTGGAGATATTGGTAAGCATTTCCCTGATACAGATAATACTTTTAAGGGGATATCTAGTATTACTTTACTTGAAGAGACTGGCAAGCTAATTTTCAAAGCCGGCTATATGATAAACAATATAGATGCTACAATAATAGCTCAAAAGCCTAAAATGTCTCCACATATTGAGAATATGAGAGAAAATATATCAAAAGCTCTTAATATAGATATTGATAAAATAAATATTAAGGCTACTACTGAAGAGGGACTTGGTTTTACTGGCGAAATGCTTGGAATCTCCTCCCAAAGTATAGCTTCTGTTGAAAATATTAAACTTTAG
- a CDS encoding anti-sigma factor domain-containing protein, producing the protein MENLSFNKDKYVFASLPSMLLIGDSAENNRNKQIALFLDELNMYNVLLKDLVNFSINENDRNRALNIAYYITENDDLLEIMIQKKDLPISKLNKLTKIKREYIEKCRDYIIAYYIILTNSNYRLIQDYFRIKLREDNTIMSISNKKQDSYKGVVIEALNKSAYIVTSKGEFIKIKTNSKASVGELCEGKQKKTIRNYRIHISILLFILILIGSGIIIEYRRTQSMVVIQTTSSIKISINKFNKVIYAYSPTDKGKELVASVNMLNKDIDEAIAETFEYALNNQMLELNKEVPTLSKKTLITINGQALEYGLLTKTNKFISENNIPIVINNAGNQQKLPQYSTQDEENKTKK; encoded by the coding sequence ATGGAAAACTTGAGCTTTAATAAAGATAAATATGTATTTGCTTCACTCCCATCAATGTTATTAATAGGAGACTCAGCAGAAAATAATAGAAATAAACAAATAGCTTTATTTTTGGATGAATTAAACATGTATAATGTGTTACTTAAAGACTTAGTAAATTTTTCGATTAATGAAAATGATAGGAATAGAGCTTTGAATATAGCTTACTACATAACTGAAAATGATGATTTGCTTGAAATAATGATTCAAAAAAAAGATTTACCCATATCAAAGCTAAATAAATTAACTAAAATTAAACGTGAATATATAGAAAAATGCAGAGACTATATTATCGCTTATTATATAATATTAACAAATTCTAATTATAGACTTATACAAGATTATTTTAGAATAAAGTTAAGAGAAGATAATACTATAATGAGTATTTCAAATAAAAAGCAGGATTCATATAAAGGTGTAGTAATAGAAGCATTAAATAAATCTGCATACATAGTTACTTCTAAAGGCGAATTTATAAAAATAAAAACTAATAGTAAAGCAAGTGTTGGGGAACTCTGTGAAGGTAAACAAAAGAAAACTATAAGAAACTATAGAATACATATTTCTATTTTATTGTTTATACTTATATTAATTGGAAGTGGAATCATTATTGAATACAGAAGAACTCAAAGCATGGTTGTTATACAAACGACTTCCAGTATAAAAATTAGTATTAATAAATTTAATAAAGTTATATATGCATATTCACCTACTGATAAAGGAAAAGAACTTGTTGCAAGCGTTAATATGTTAAATAAGGATATTGATGAAGCTATTGCTGAAACATTTGAATATGCATTAAATAATCAAATGTTAGAATTAAATAAAGAAGTGCCAACACTTAGTAAAAAGACGTTAATCACTATAAACGGACAGGCATTAGAGTATGGATTACTTACTAAAACAAATAAATTTATCTCTGAAAATAATATACCTATAGTTATAAATAATGCCGGCAATCAACAAAAATTACCACAATATTCAACACAAGATGAGGAAAATAAAACAAAAAAGTAA
- a CDS encoding polysaccharide deacetylase family protein yields the protein MSRKNTSRRLDLRKSVFKNKLTFPAFFLIVILAGYLIFHNISSEKIIEAKPNNLNIIEDNADTVNNIDHSTDNIDMIEAKKSSIAEAVNSSDKSEPKTTLINDNRGVPVLYYHSVRESADNEVTITPKLLRTELQYIRDEGYVTLTLSELKAYILNNSPIPTKSILITFDDGYMDNYDNAFPILKDLNMVATIFCITSNLDGSYYLSKEAIDEMSHYGIDIESHTVNHPKLNKMTYDEQLSEFIDSKKTLESITGKKIDSIAYPFGDFNDDSIKAAKDAGYTLGFTTKKGLSDRDDNPLKLDRIYISSKYDMDTFKEILNKTKK from the coding sequence ATGTCTAGAAAGAATACGTCAAGAAGACTTGATTTAAGAAAAAGTGTTTTTAAAAATAAATTAACTTTTCCAGCATTCTTCTTAATTGTTATATTAGCTGGTTATCTAATATTTCATAATATTTCTTCTGAAAAAATTATAGAAGCGAAACCTAATAACCTAAACATTATAGAAGATAATGCTGATACCGTTAACAACATAGACCATAGCACTGATAATATTGATATGATTGAAGCTAAAAAAAGTTCTATAGCTGAAGCTGTTAATTCTTCAGATAAATCTGAACCTAAAACTACTTTAATTAATGATAATAGAGGTGTACCGGTGTTATATTATCATTCTGTTAGAGAATCTGCTGATAACGAAGTAACAATAACCCCTAAGCTGCTTAGGACAGAACTACAATATATACGTGATGAAGGCTATGTGACCTTAACTTTAAGTGAACTTAAAGCTTATATATTAAATAATTCCCCTATTCCAACTAAAAGTATTCTTATTACTTTCGATGATGGGTATATGGATAATTATGATAATGCGTTTCCTATCTTAAAGGATTTGAATATGGTGGCAACTATATTTTGCATAACCTCTAATCTAGATGGCTCTTATTATTTATCAAAAGAGGCTATAGATGAAATGTCCCATTATGGAATAGATATTGAAAGTCACACTGTTAATCATCCCAAACTCAATAAAATGACTTATGATGAACAACTTTCAGAATTTATAGATTCAAAAAAAACTTTGGAATCAATAACAGGAAAGAAAATAGATTCAATTGCCTATCCTTTTGGAGATTTTAATGATGATAGTATTAAGGCAGCAAAAGATGCTGGTTATACTTTAGGATTTACTACTAAAAAAGGCCTGTCAGATAGAGATGATAATCCTCTTAAACTTGATAGGATTTATATTAGTTCTAAATATGATATGGATACATTTAAAGAAATTTTAAATAAAACAAAAAAGTAA
- a CDS encoding DUF3298 and DUF4163 domain-containing protein — translation MTIVANITGLMLIGSMLYTAYPQELCISCEIQIENKLKLVEKSIIKNLDYLKEDIKIPQIANGNDEKKINIINNVINNDILPKIEDAEKTSKEYFGGQGQEAPTFPFEIYSRYTVSKDNNILISLYNDYYEYLGGAHGMTTRTSYTVDKQKEKLINLKELFVQGYKYGDVINKKIKEDISKNPENYFDSGKEFNGISENQNFYIEGDNLVIYYQLYDIAPYVFGIPEFKIPLKLFDKNYVYYK, via the coding sequence ATGACTATTGTAGCGAACATAACAGGGCTGATGCTAATAGGGTCCATGTTATATACAGCTTATCCACAAGAATTGTGCATAAGTTGTGAAATACAAATCGAAAATAAACTTAAACTTGTGGAAAAGTCTATAATTAAAAATTTAGATTATTTAAAAGAAGACATAAAAATACCTCAAATAGCAAATGGAAATGATGAAAAAAAGATAAATATAATAAATAATGTAATAAATAATGATATTTTACCTAAAATAGAAGATGCGGAGAAAACATCAAAAGAGTATTTTGGAGGACAAGGACAAGAAGCGCCAACATTCCCTTTTGAAATCTATTCAAGATATACAGTATCGAAAGATAATAACATACTTATTAGTTTATATAATGATTATTACGAGTACTTAGGAGGTGCTCATGGAATGACAACAAGGACTTCTTATACAGTAGATAAACAAAAAGAAAAGTTAATAAATCTAAAGGAATTATTTGTTCAAGGTTATAAATATGGTGATGTAATTAATAAAAAGATAAAAGAAGACATTAGTAAAAATCCAGAAAATTATTTTGATTCGGGAAAGGAATTTAATGGTATTAGCGAAAACCAAAATTTTTATATAGAAGGGGATAATCTTGTGATTTATTATCAATTATATGATATAGCACCTTATGTATTTGGAATTCCTGAATTTAAAATTCCATTGAAGCTATTTGATAAAAACTATGTTTACTATAAATGA
- the hydE gene encoding [FeFe] hydrogenase H-cluster radical SAM maturase HydE, whose amino-acid sequence MNKLIEKAKTTHNLNKEEILELLQNDDINEELFKAADETRQEYLGDYVHLRGLIEFTNICKRNCMYCGLRRDNKNLERYRLTEEEILDFTKKAVTYGYKTIVLQGGEDDYFTKERMTNIVKEIKKLGVALTLSLGEKTYDEYKAFKEAGADRYLIRIETTDKKLYEDMDPNMSFEERLNCLNNLRNLGYEVGSGILVGLPNQTLELIARDILFFKEINADMIGIGPFIPNEDTPLKDAQGGDLTLALKVMALTRLLLPDINIPATTAMESLTPNGRIIALQSGANVVMPNVTEGDYRKLYALYPGKICTGDTPAHCRGCITGKVTGLGRIISDDYGFRGNQNTNAHDKN is encoded by the coding sequence ATGAATAAACTTATTGAAAAAGCTAAAACAACTCATAATTTAAATAAAGAAGAAATATTAGAATTATTACAAAATGATGATATAAATGAAGAACTTTTTAAGGCAGCAGACGAGACTCGTCAAGAATATTTAGGAGACTATGTACACTTAAGAGGATTAATTGAATTTACAAACATCTGCAAAAGAAATTGCATGTATTGTGGGCTTAGACGCGATAATAAAAATCTTGAAAGATATAGACTGACTGAAGAAGAAATCTTAGATTTTACAAAAAAGGCAGTTACCTATGGATATAAAACTATTGTTCTTCAAGGTGGTGAAGATGATTACTTTACTAAAGAAAGAATGACTAACATAGTAAAAGAAATAAAAAAATTAGGTGTTGCATTAACTTTAAGCTTAGGTGAAAAAACTTATGATGAATATAAAGCATTTAAAGAAGCTGGTGCTGATAGATATTTAATACGTATTGAAACTACAGATAAAAAACTTTATGAAGATATGGATCCTAACATGAGTTTTGAAGAAAGATTAAATTGTTTAAATAACTTAAGAAATCTGGGCTATGAAGTTGGAAGTGGTATTCTTGTTGGTCTTCCAAATCAAACTTTAGAATTAATCGCTCGCGATATATTATTCTTTAAAGAAATCAATGCAGATATGATAGGAATAGGACCCTTCATACCAAATGAAGATACTCCTTTAAAAGATGCACAAGGTGGAGATCTTACTTTAGCCCTAAAAGTTATGGCTTTAACACGTTTATTGCTTCCAGATATAAATATTCCTGCAACAACTGCAATGGAGTCTTTAACTCCAAATGGAAGAATAATTGCACTTCAAAGTGGTGCTAATGTTGTAATGCCTAATGTTACTGAAGGTGATTATAGAAAGCTTTACGCACTATATCCTGGCAAAATCTGTACAGGTGATACTCCAGCTCATTGTAGAGGCTGCATAACTGGCAAAGTAACTGGACTTGGTAGAATAATTTCAGATGACTATGGATTTAGAGGAAACCAAAACACTAATGCTCATGATAAAAACTAA
- a CDS encoding LytR/AlgR family response regulator transcription factor, translating into MYSIILVEDDFMQRGILKKMILSIDKFINIYEADSESTALDIIENNHINMFLIDIGLKESSGLDLAVKIRNISKYQFSQIIFLTTHMEYITQAFKQTHCYDYILKPYDKDDVQAMINKLIIYENSHLNNKNDNSNEDKDREIVITLKNGIYVGIKIDEIMFIEVKGKNCEVNTINGMYIANNMSLKKVIKLIDCEYIIQSHRAFAINRNYICKIEKLDVKLSTVYFNKYIKTALLGYKFKDNIISEFKKDKVIIC; encoded by the coding sequence TTGTATTCTATTATTTTAGTAGAAGATGATTTTATGCAAAGAGGAATTTTGAAAAAAATGATTCTATCCATAGATAAATTTATAAATATTTATGAAGCTGATAGTGAAAGTACAGCTTTAGATATAATTGAAAATAATCATATTAACATGTTTTTAATAGATATCGGCTTAAAAGAATCTTCAGGATTAGATCTTGCAGTGAAGATTAGAAATATTTCTAAATATCAATTTAGTCAAATTATTTTTTTAACAACTCATATGGAGTATATAACACAAGCATTTAAACAAACACATTGTTATGATTACATATTAAAGCCATATGATAAGGATGATGTACAAGCTATGATAAATAAGCTTATAATCTATGAAAATAGTCATTTGAATAATAAAAATGATAATTCGAATGAAGATAAAGATAGAGAAATTGTTATAACCTTAAAAAATGGAATATATGTGGGAATAAAAATAGATGAGATTATGTTTATAGAAGTTAAAGGTAAAAATTGTGAAGTAAATACTATTAATGGGATGTATATTGCTAATAATATGAGTTTGAAAAAAGTTATAAAATTAATTGATTGTGAATATATAATCCAAAGTCATAGAGCTTTTGCTATAAATAGAAATTACATATGCAAAATAGAAAAGTTAGATGTTAAATTAAGTACAGTATATTTTAATAAATATATTAAAACAGCACTTTTAGGATATAAGTTTAAAGATAATATTATATCTGAGTTTAAAAAAGATAAAGTGATAATATGTTAA